In the Nitratidesulfovibrio sp. genome, GGTGCAGGTGCTCCAGTTTGATGCGGTTGCCGAAGATGTGCGCGCTGCGTGCCCGGCTGGTGGCCTGGCGCAGGCTGGAATGCTGCATGTGGCGCACCCGCACCGTGCCCGCGTACCACACCGGCAACCCACCCAGCGTACAGCGGATGTCGCGTTCCAGGTCGTCGAACTGGCTGGGGGTGAAGCGCACGTCGAACGCGCCCACCTGCTGCACCGAGGCCATGGAAACCATGTGGCAGCACCCGGAAACGGACAGGCAGGGCCGGGTGTAGGCGGTGAGCAGGGTGTCCGCGCTGCCCGCCGAGTTGCCGTGAATGTGCCAGTGTTCGTCCAGATCGGCGAAGCTGCGGGTGCCCATGTCCGGCGGCAGGGCGAAAAAGTCGGCGCATTGCAGCGCGTGCGGCGGGGTGTGGTCGGTAACCGCGCAGCCGATGGCCCCCCAGCCGGGCCGGGCGTGGGCCACGGCCAGCAGGCCGTCCAGCCAGTCGGGGTCCAGCAGCACGTCGTCGTCCAGGAACACGGCATGGTCGCGCTGCTGCACGTCGGGCAGGGACAGCAGCCAATTGCGGGCGGCCGGGGCGCCCACGTTCACCGGCAGGCGCACCACGGTGAATGGCGAACCCCAGTCCGCCGCCATGGCGCGAAACATGTCTTCCGTGCCGTCCTGCGAACCGTTGTCCAGCGCGAAGACCGGCGCGTCGCGAAAGCCCGACGCGCGCAGCGAGCGCAGGGTCTGCGCCGCAAGGTCGCGTTTGTTCCAACTATACAGCAGGATGGCGGGGGGGGCTGCGTCTGCGGGGGGCGCGGGCAGCGGGTGCAGCAGTTCGTGCAGGGCCAGGGTGAGATTGGGATGGTACGGGGCCTCGCGCCACAGGGGCAGCAGCAGGGCGGCGGCGTCGGAAGCGTGTCCCGGCCTGTCCAATTGGACCAGCAGTTCGGCGCGGCGCAGTGCGTACCACGGGGCAAAGGGGGATGCGCCAGTGGGGGCAGCGTCCTGTCCCGCCATCTCGTCC is a window encoding:
- a CDS encoding glycosyltransferase; the protein is MAHPHGIPAPHPAQAATLLATLMDRVPLWECGAMGADNQFRLARGAIENAGGDPGVVAAGVGMALWGWRDNPLDTRLAALLRAIMEDAPQAFAPELRTLVTSLHERVRVPADFDALDAALNGHGGPAAAPARAMLDVVLPRLADPAHGLFWLARGVDWCIRHENSVGARSDEAAAPAPPVADAATLETLLRAALSTSPPLPEAVAHRLRAEWAVRRLDPAEALRRLDEMAGQDAAPTGASPFAPWYALRRAELLVQLDRPGHASDAAALLLPLWREAPYHPNLTLALHELLHPLPAPPADAAPPAILLYSWNKRDLAAQTLRSLRASGFRDAPVFALDNGSQDGTEDMFRAMAADWGSPFTVVRLPVNVGAPAARNWLLSLPDVQQRDHAVFLDDDVLLDPDWLDGLLAVAHARPGWGAIGCAVTDHTPPHALQCADFFALPPDMGTRSFADLDEHWHIHGNSAGSADTLLTAYTRPCLSVSGCCHMVSMASVQQVGAFDVRFTPSQFDDLERDIRCTLGGLPVWYAGTVRVRHMQHSSLRQATSRARSAHIFGNRIKLEHLHPANKARQAREASTALARQDLLRKATALASALLAPGAG